In a single window of the Raphanus sativus cultivar WK10039 chromosome 9, ASM80110v3, whole genome shotgun sequence genome:
- the LOC130499966 gene encoding uncharacterized protein LOC130499966, whose translation MPKKMGVNSKAEVARSRKNAAEAEQKDRQTREKEEQYWREAEGPKSKAAKKREEDAEKKAETAAKKAEARRLAEQEERELEKALKKPDKKVSRVSAPVPKVTEAELVRRREEEQAALAKKAEESKKKQARMAAEEEYEKMVLVSNTNRDDSVIDARTVDEALAKMSVGDSLPVDRHPEKRLKASFKAYEEAEMPRLKEEKPGLTHTQYKDLIWKMWKKSPDNPLNQAAAAAE comes from the exons ATGCCGAAGAAGATGGGAGTCAACAGCAAGGCGGAGGTCGCGAGATCCCGAAAGAACGCGGCGGAGGCGGAGCAGAAGGATCGGCAGACCCGGGAGAAGGAGGAGCAGTACTGGCGCGAGGCGGAGGGCCCCAAATCGAAGGCGGCGAAGAAGCGGGAGGAGGACGCTGAGAAGAAGGCCGAGACCGCGGCCAAGAAGGCGGAGGCGAGGCGTCTGGCGGAGCAGGAGGAGAGGGAGCTGGAAAAGGCCCTGAAGAAGCCGGACAAGAAGGTCAGCCGCGTCTCGGCCCCGGTCCCGAAGGTGACGGAGGCGGAGCTCGTCAGGAGGAGAGAGGAGGAGCAGGCGGCGCTGGCGAAGAAAGCGGAGGAGTCGAAGAAGAAACAGGCGAGGatggcggcggaggaggagtaCGAGAAGATGGTGTTGGTGTCCAATACGAACAGGGATGATTCGGTCATCGATGCAAGGACCGTTGATGAGGCGCTCGCAAAGATGAGCGTCGGGGATAGTCTCCCCGTTGATCGACACCCGGAGAAAAGGCTCAAGGCTTCCTTTAAG GCTTATGAAGAAGCTGAGATGCCAAGGCTGAAGGAGGAGAAGCCAGGTCTTACTCACACTCAGTACAAGGACTTGATTTGGAAGATGTGGAAGAAGTCTCCTGATAATCCTCTTAACCAG gctgctgctgctgctgagtgA
- the LOC130499985 gene encoding LOW QUALITY PROTEIN: F-box protein At1g70590-like (The sequence of the model RefSeq protein was modified relative to this genomic sequence to represent the inferred CDS: inserted 1 base in 1 codon) — protein MKQRTWPCPSEGSRFTSLPFSKLHEKRSRFSSSSSIKATASKSTSRXPPSHDDTAGDFSALPFDILTKIAAPLSLPNLQAASSVCRSWREALLPLRESMLLLRWGKRFKHGRGGVKANLDKALDSFLKGAARGSTLAMVDAGLVYWEKGEKERAVGLYRRAAELGDAVGQCNLGISYLQAQPSDPKEAMKWLKQSAENGYVRAQYQIALCLHQGRVVQTNLLEATKWYLKAAEGGYVRAMYNVSLCYSVGEGLPQNRKLARRWMKRAADHGHSKAQFEHGLALFSEGALLKAVMYLELAQRGGETGAGHVKEVIHQQLSATTSRDHAINQANNWRALPATR, from the exons atgaagcagaGGACATGGCCATGCCCATCCGAAGGATCTCGATTCACCTCCCTTCCCTTTTCAAAACTCCACGAGAAACGAAGCagattctcctcctcctcctccatcaaAGCAACGGCGTCAAAGTCAACCTCCC CTCCACCATCGCACGACGACACCGCCGGAGACTTCTCGGCCCTCCCCTTCGACATACTGACGAAAATCGCGGCGCCGCTGAGCCTGCCGAACCTCCAGGCGGCGTCGTCGGTGTGCAGGTCGTGGAGGGAGGCGCTCCTCCCGCTGAGGGAGTCGATGCTGCTCCTCCGGTGGGGGAAACGGTTCAAGCACGGGCGTGGAGGCGTCAAGGCGAATCTGGACAAGGCGCTTGACTCGTTTCTGAAAGGAGCCGCGCGTGGATCCACGCTCGCGATGGTCGACGCGGGGCTCGTGTACTGGGAGAAAGGGGAGAAGGAGAGAGCGGTGGGGTTGTACCGGAGGGCGGCGGAGCTTGGTGATGCCGTTGGTCAGTGTAATTTGGGGATCTCTTATCTCCAAG CTCAACCCTCAGATCCTAAGGAAGCGATGAAGTGGTTGAAACAATCTGCAGAAAATGGTTATGTTAGAGCACAGTATcagatagctctttgtctacaCCAAGGCCGTGTCGTGCAGACCAATCTGCTAGAAGCT ACTAAATGGTACCTAAAGGCAGCAGAAGGTGGGTATGTACGAGCTATGTACAACGTTTCGCTTTGTTACTCGGTTGGGGAAGGGTTACCACAAAACCGTAAGCTAGCAAGAAGGTGGATGAAACGCGCAGCTGATCACGGCCATAGTAAAGCTCAGTTTGAGCACGGCCTTGCCCTATTCTCT GAAGGAGCGCTGTTGAAAGCTGTGATGTACTTAGAACTCGCTCAGCGTGGTGGAGAAACGGGTGCGGGTCACGTCAAGGAAGTTATACACCAACAGCTTTCTGCAACAACTTCTCGTGATCATGCCATAAACCAAGCCAATAACTGGCGTGCGTTGCCAGCTACTCGCTGA
- the LOC108823462 gene encoding beta-arabinofuranosyltransferase RAY1 isoform X1 gives MKKLKGLGGAGLISVWLSGFLLIALSFYGTLLLSPSLNNPSFHQESSTAPRITIFTALHSSSSSFISQAIRSWLALSSQVTVVIFTQHNNYSPSFTDTFGSRLVLDSTIDFTFLGTPFLHSMLARTEAYVSDLSVLIDPHTLLLPDFISALNHAHHLDRDWLLVSSSANIPRFPFHWDQTGRSWRHQDNGKRVRFGELQKMISQLNSSGGGGGSNMIMAWNNNVDSPLHCGVLPPFLYQRGTHNQWIVNEAMSCERRFVFDATSTVSSVLLSNVTEPKTRNWEYIGNSHLGKLYGSSSKSYALPKLLKCNKRYIFVTASERSIEPKGLNVGFRRREKISACVSRSKSRSLKLDPVRKDEAMPALKFPYDLESLLPLVADKNRTVVLSVAGFSYKDMLMSWVCRARRLAVPNFLVCALDDETYQFAILQVGSCCVQGLPVFFDPYAPKNISFNDCHFGSECFQRVTKVKSRTVLKILKMGYNVLLSDVDVYWFRNPLPLLHSFGPSVLVAQSDEYNTTVPINRPRRLNSGFYFARSDGPTIAAMEKVVKHAATSGLSEQPSFYDTLCGEGGVHRLGDDRCVEPETNLTVHFLNRDLFPNGAYGDLWLKEDVRGECEKKHCYVLHNNWISGRLKKLERQMMKGLWDYDASMRMCV, from the exons ATGAAGAAGCTCAAG GGACTTGGAGGAGCTGGGCTGATATCTGTTTGGCTATCTGGGTTCCTCCTAATCGCTCTCTCCTTCTACGGCACTCTGCTTCTCTCCCCTTCTCTCAATAACCCTTCCTTTCACCAAGAGTCTTCCACTGCTCCAAGGATCACCATTTTCACCGCTCTCCACAGCTCCTCCTCTTCCTTTATTAGCCAAGCTATTCGCTCATGGCTAGCTTTGTCTTCCCAAGTCACAGTTGTTATATTCACTCAACACAACAACTACTCTCCCTCCTTCACCGACACTTTTGGCTCCCGTCTTGTTCTCGATTCCACCATCGATTTCac GTTTCTTGGTACTCCGTTCTTACACTCAATGCTGGCGAGAACCGAAGCTTATGTATCCGATCTATCTGTCCTAATAGATCCGCACACTCTTCTTCTCCCAGATTTCATCTCTGCTCTAAACCACGCTCACCACCTTGATCGTGACTGGCTTCTTGTTTCTTCCTCCGCGAACATCCCTCGTTTCCCCTTCCACTGGGACCAAACAGGACGCTCCTGGCGTCATCAGGACAATGGGAAAAGAGTTAGATTCGGAGAG TTGCAGAAGATGATAAGTCAATTAAATTCtagtggaggaggaggaggcagcAACATGATCATGGCATGGAACAACAACGTTGATTCCCCCTTGCACTGTGGAGTGCTTCCACCTTTCTTGTACCAAAGAGGAACTCACAATCAATGGATCGTCAACGAGGCTATGTCATGTGAAAGAAGGTTTGTGTTTGACGCCACTTCCACCGTGTCCAGCGTTCTCCTAAGCAATGTCACAGAACCCAAAACAAGAAACTGGGAGTATATAGGCAACTCCCATCTCGGGAAGCTCTACGGATCCTCGTCCAAGTCTTATGCTTTACCAAAGCTTCTCAAGTGTAACAAGCGTTACATATTCGTTACTGCTTCAGAGCGTTCCATTGAACCCAAAGGCTTAAACGTAGGCTTTAGGAGACGAGAGAAGATCTCAGCTTGTGTTAGCAGAAGTAAATCAAGAAGCTTGAAGTTGGATCCAGTGCGGAAAGATGAGGCAATGCCAGCGTTGAAGTTTCCTTATGACCTTGAGTCTCTTCTCCCTTTAGTTGCGGACAAGAACAGAACCGTTGTTCTTTCAGTTGCTGGGTTTAGTTACAAGGACATGCTGATGAGTTGGGTCTGCAGGGCACGCCGCCTCGCGGTTCCTAACTTCTTGGTATGTGCACTTGATGACGAAACTTACCAGTTTGCTATATTGCAG GTGGGGTCTTGTTGTGTTCAGGGTCTGCCAGTTTTCTTTGATCCATACGCACCAAAGAACATTAGCTTCAATGATTGTCACTTTGGTTCAGAGTGTTTCCAGAGAGTGACCAAAGTTAAGTCGAGAACAGTTTTGAAGATACTTAAGATGGGCTACAACGTTCTCTTGAGCGATGTCGATGTGTATTGGTTCAGAAACCCATTGCCTCTGCTTCACTCTTTTGGTCCTTCTGTTCTCGTTGCACAGTCTGATGAATACAACACAACAG TACCAATAAACCGACCAAGACGGTTGAACTCAGGATTCTATTTCGCGCGTTCAGATGGACCAACCATAGCAGCAATGGAGAAAGTGGTTAAACATGCTGCGACCTCTGGTCTATCAGAGCAGCCTAGCTTCTACGATACACTGTGTGGGGAAGGTGGAGTCCACCGTTTAGGAGACGATAGATGCGTTGAGCCGGAGACGAACCTGACTGTTCATTTCTTGAACAGAGACTTGTTTCCTAACGGAGCTTACGGTGATCTATGGCTGAAGGAAGATGTAAGAGGAGAGTGTGAGAAGAAGCATTGCTACGTTTTGCATAATAACTGGATCAGTGGGAGATTGAAGAAACTCGAACGCCAAATGATGAAAGGTCTCTGGGACTATGATGCATCCATGAGGATGTGTGTGTAG
- the LOC108823462 gene encoding beta-arabinofuranosyltransferase RAY1 isoform X2, with translation MKKLKGLGGAGLISVWLSGFLLIALSFYGTLLLSPSLNNPSFHQESSTAPRITIFTALHSSSSSFISQAIRSWLALSSQVTVVIFTQHNNYSPSFTDTFGSRLVLDSTIDFTFLGTPFLHSMLARTEAYVSDLSVLIDPHTLLLPDFISALNHAHHLDRDWLLVSSSANIPRFPFHWDQTGRSWRHQDNGKRVRFGELQKMISQLNSSGGGGGSNMIMAWNNNVDSPLHCGVLPPFLYQRGTHNQWIVNEAMSCERRFVFDATSTVSSVLLSNVTEPKTRNWEYIGNSHLGKLYGSSSKSYALPKLLKCNKRYIFVTASERSIEPKGLNVGFRRREKISACVSRSKSRSLKLDPVRKDEAMPALKFPYDLESLLPLVADKNRTVVLSVAGFSYKDMLMSWVCRARRLAVPNFLVCALDDETYQFAILQGLPVFFDPYAPKNISFNDCHFGSECFQRVTKVKSRTVLKILKMGYNVLLSDVDVYWFRNPLPLLHSFGPSVLVAQSDEYNTTVPINRPRRLNSGFYFARSDGPTIAAMEKVVKHAATSGLSEQPSFYDTLCGEGGVHRLGDDRCVEPETNLTVHFLNRDLFPNGAYGDLWLKEDVRGECEKKHCYVLHNNWISGRLKKLERQMMKGLWDYDASMRMCV, from the exons ATGAAGAAGCTCAAG GGACTTGGAGGAGCTGGGCTGATATCTGTTTGGCTATCTGGGTTCCTCCTAATCGCTCTCTCCTTCTACGGCACTCTGCTTCTCTCCCCTTCTCTCAATAACCCTTCCTTTCACCAAGAGTCTTCCACTGCTCCAAGGATCACCATTTTCACCGCTCTCCACAGCTCCTCCTCTTCCTTTATTAGCCAAGCTATTCGCTCATGGCTAGCTTTGTCTTCCCAAGTCACAGTTGTTATATTCACTCAACACAACAACTACTCTCCCTCCTTCACCGACACTTTTGGCTCCCGTCTTGTTCTCGATTCCACCATCGATTTCac GTTTCTTGGTACTCCGTTCTTACACTCAATGCTGGCGAGAACCGAAGCTTATGTATCCGATCTATCTGTCCTAATAGATCCGCACACTCTTCTTCTCCCAGATTTCATCTCTGCTCTAAACCACGCTCACCACCTTGATCGTGACTGGCTTCTTGTTTCTTCCTCCGCGAACATCCCTCGTTTCCCCTTCCACTGGGACCAAACAGGACGCTCCTGGCGTCATCAGGACAATGGGAAAAGAGTTAGATTCGGAGAG TTGCAGAAGATGATAAGTCAATTAAATTCtagtggaggaggaggaggcagcAACATGATCATGGCATGGAACAACAACGTTGATTCCCCCTTGCACTGTGGAGTGCTTCCACCTTTCTTGTACCAAAGAGGAACTCACAATCAATGGATCGTCAACGAGGCTATGTCATGTGAAAGAAGGTTTGTGTTTGACGCCACTTCCACCGTGTCCAGCGTTCTCCTAAGCAATGTCACAGAACCCAAAACAAGAAACTGGGAGTATATAGGCAACTCCCATCTCGGGAAGCTCTACGGATCCTCGTCCAAGTCTTATGCTTTACCAAAGCTTCTCAAGTGTAACAAGCGTTACATATTCGTTACTGCTTCAGAGCGTTCCATTGAACCCAAAGGCTTAAACGTAGGCTTTAGGAGACGAGAGAAGATCTCAGCTTGTGTTAGCAGAAGTAAATCAAGAAGCTTGAAGTTGGATCCAGTGCGGAAAGATGAGGCAATGCCAGCGTTGAAGTTTCCTTATGACCTTGAGTCTCTTCTCCCTTTAGTTGCGGACAAGAACAGAACCGTTGTTCTTTCAGTTGCTGGGTTTAGTTACAAGGACATGCTGATGAGTTGGGTCTGCAGGGCACGCCGCCTCGCGGTTCCTAACTTCTTGGTATGTGCACTTGATGACGAAACTTACCAGTTTGCTATATTGCAG GGTCTGCCAGTTTTCTTTGATCCATACGCACCAAAGAACATTAGCTTCAATGATTGTCACTTTGGTTCAGAGTGTTTCCAGAGAGTGACCAAAGTTAAGTCGAGAACAGTTTTGAAGATACTTAAGATGGGCTACAACGTTCTCTTGAGCGATGTCGATGTGTATTGGTTCAGAAACCCATTGCCTCTGCTTCACTCTTTTGGTCCTTCTGTTCTCGTTGCACAGTCTGATGAATACAACACAACAG TACCAATAAACCGACCAAGACGGTTGAACTCAGGATTCTATTTCGCGCGTTCAGATGGACCAACCATAGCAGCAATGGAGAAAGTGGTTAAACATGCTGCGACCTCTGGTCTATCAGAGCAGCCTAGCTTCTACGATACACTGTGTGGGGAAGGTGGAGTCCACCGTTTAGGAGACGATAGATGCGTTGAGCCGGAGACGAACCTGACTGTTCATTTCTTGAACAGAGACTTGTTTCCTAACGGAGCTTACGGTGATCTATGGCTGAAGGAAGATGTAAGAGGAGAGTGTGAGAAGAAGCATTGCTACGTTTTGCATAATAACTGGATCAGTGGGAGATTGAAGAAACTCGAACGCCAAATGATGAAAGGTCTCTGGGACTATGATGCATCCATGAGGATGTGTGTGTAG
- the LOC108823463 gene encoding uncharacterized protein LOC108823463: MTTVKFLCSYGGRIIPRYPDSKLRYHGGHTRVLSVQRSISFAQLAMKLGEICGTKVMSLRCQLPTDDLDALVTVSSDEDLSNLMEEYDLATTTAFKIHVFLSPPLSTTSSSSSDSSNSRSCSPSSPSTVNPKTCPVCAERSHHHNTNKGCYVRRCPSHDQLYLIRN, translated from the exons ATGACCACCGTTAAATTCCTCTGTAGCTACGGCGGGAGAATCATCCCGCGTTATCCCGACAGCAAGCTACGTTACCACGGCGGCCATACACGTGTCCTCTCCGTACAACGCTCCATATCCTTTGCCC AGCTGGCGATGAAACTCGGTGAGATATGCGGGACGAAGGTGATGAGTCTTCGTTGTCAGTTACCAACGGATGATCTCGACGCGCTTGTCACCGTATCCTCCGACGAGGATCTAAGCAACCTCATGGAGGAATATGATCTCGCTACTACGACGGCGTTTAAGATCCATGTGTTCCTTTCTCCTCCGCTTTCAACGACGTCGTCTTCTTCCTCGGACTCATCAAACTCTCGCTCTTGCTCTCCTTCGTCTCCGTCAACTGTGAACCCGAAAACATGTCCGGTCTGTGCCGAGAGATCGCATCATCACAACACAAACAAGGGATGCTACGTTCGAAGATGTCCGAGCCATGACCAGTTATATCTTATCCGAAACTGA
- the LOC130499986 gene encoding 60S ribosomal protein L27a-3-like gives MTTRLRKNRKKRGHVSAGHGRIGKHRKHPGGRGNAGGMHHHRILFDKYHPGYFGKVGMRYFHKLRNKFYNPIVNLDRLWSLVPEDVKAKATKDKVPMIDVTQHGFFKVLGKGHLPEGKPFVVKAKLISKTAEKKIKEAGGAVVLTA, from the coding sequence ATGACGACCAGACTCAGGAAGAACAGGAAGAAGCGCGGTCACGTCAGCGCCGGACACGGTCGTATCGGGAAGCACCGCAAGCATCCCGGAGGTCGCGGTAACGCAGGAGGTATGCACCACCACAGGATCCTCTTCGACAAGTACCATCCCGGTTACTTCGGCAAAGTCGGTATGAGGTACTTCCACAAGCTCCGCAACAAGTTCTACAACCCGATCGTCAACCTTGACAGGCTCTGGTCGCTGGTTCCTGAGGATGTGAAGGCCAAGGCCACCAAGGATAAGGTGCCGATGATCGATGTGACGCAGCATGGGTTCTTTAAGGTGCTCGGGAAAGGTCATTTGCCTGAGGGCAAGCCTTTTGTGGTGAAGGCGAAGCTGATCTCGAAGACTGCTGAGAAGAAGATCAAGGAAGCTGGTGGTGCCGTGGTGCTCACTGCTTAG